The genomic DNA GTCGTCTGCTCCATGATAGGCGTGTTCATTGTGCGAATGAACCTCTCATCGATGGGGTTCTGCATGTCTCATGCCGCCTTTGCAGGCGCCGCGCTCGGACTGGCCATATCCAAGGATCCATTCGCTCTGGCGCTGGGCATGGCAACAGCTGTTGCCCTCATCCTCGGACCGGTTTCGGATAAAGCCAGGCTGCAGGCCGATGTAGTGCTGGGGACCATGTTCTCCCTCACGATGGCGCTGGCTCTGCTGTTTCTCAGCATCGCCCCAGGGTCTGTGGTGAGCAGCACCGCTCTTTCAGTGCTGTGGGGAAGTGTTTTGGGAATAACAACCGCCGACATCATCAGGCTCCTCGTTCTTATGCTGACGCTCTTGCTGGTGATATTTCTCTTTTATAAGGAATTCTTCGCGATAATGCTGGATAGAAAGCTCGCAGAGGAGTCTGGTATCAACACAAAACCGTTTTACTATGCAATTCTATTTCTCTGTGGTGTAACCGTCTCGGTCTCGCTCAAGCTCATCGGCGGCTTGCTCATATTCGCACTGATGGTCAATCCGGTCTCCTCGGCGTACCAGTTCTCTCACGATATGAGATGGATCATGCTGATATCTCCCCTCATAGGGCTTGCAGCAAGCGTCTCAGGATTAGCTGCATCCCTCTGTCTCGATATCCCCGTGGGTAGCTCGATCGCGATAATGAGCGTTGCGATATTCCTGGTATCTGTAGCACTCTCCCCGAAGAGGAGAAGGGGGCAGAAGCGCTGATCACGTCTTCTTCCAGCGGATTGTATCACCCTTTATCTCTACCACACCATTTTTCTCAAGGATCCTCGCCAGATCCTCTGCCACACCAGATGCATCGACGTCAAAGATGCCTCTATCCATATCCATAGTGACGCCGCACATTTGCGCGAAGCTATCGATTTCAGCCTTGCCTGATGGTGGCAGCTCCGTAAGATTATGCAGAATTGTCTGAATTGCGATGATCTGAAGTACCTCTTTATGATAATCATCGAAGAAATCATCACCAGGATCCTCAGATGTCAGAAGAGATCATTCATCTATGTAAAGACCATATGTTCTCCCCAGCTTCACAGATATATCTGTTCGCAGCAGCGGATGCTCCGGATAACCACCTGCCTCAACAGGTGTTGCGACTATGGGATCACCCAGCTTATCTCCAGGGTCTTCATCCATCTCCAGATCGTTCAGTGAGAAAACGCATGCCAGGAATTCCGTGGCATCTTCTTTATCCACAAAGACGTTGAAGTCGGGCTCCCCATCCACATCATCCTCAACAGAGGCGGCTTCAGGCGAGGCCTTCTCAGCAGAGAGCTCTGTCAGCCTGCTCAGAAGCTGTTTCTTGAGATGCTGGTGCGGAAGATGCCTCCTCTGAGACCTCCTCTTGGCGGGTCTTCTCTATCACAAGCGCCCCAATCTTCTCGACGAGTTTAACCCATTCTGGAACCGCATGTGTCAGGTATTTTTTGTAAAACTCTTCTGGTGCAGGCCCCTCAGCAAATGTCTTCCGAACTGCCTAAAGGTAGTGCTCATATCTTCTGATGAGTATCTCATCCTCAAGCTCGTTTTTCAGCTCACTGAACCGTCCCTGGAGTACGGTTTTGATTTTTCACATCTGCCTGATCGAGAGCCTGATATCTACCCTGACCTTCATCTTCCTGAGACGACCTGTAAGATCCCTTGCCGTCCCATCGTCGTACTCTCCAAGTTTCAATATGATAGCAGCATAATCATTTCGCTCTTGTGTGTTCAGCAACTTAGAGGACATGTAGTCCGGTTGCTGGAAGTACTCATTCATTCTCCAAGAACGCATGCCAGGGCCATTCTCTTTCCAGGAAAGTCATTATATGGATAAGAGCGAATCATTTTTCATGTTATAGTTTACGGCGTGATCTTCGGACCTATCCGAATAAGGATAGAGTGCTTATGACAAACAAGAGTGGTATGGCTCATATTTCTGGCTCCAACCTCTTATTCGGACACGTCCCAATCTTCCCGAAATTACTTCGAAAAATCCTGAACCAGAGATCTGCTGTGCGGCAGCGGCACCCAAGAGTTATCAGCACACAAGGTGATGTATCGATGCTGCAGATATCCCGAGACGGGTTCAATATTTATTCAGGGCATCCATAAAAATGCATGCGGCAGAAAAGGCATGCCAAAAAGATGAAAGCATTTGAGCCTGCAGTTGATAAGGGATAGGAGGGTGCGAACTCCGGCATTCAGGCCGGAGAGAAGGTCACGCAAATGAGGTGAATCTAAAATGTTATCCATGAGAGCCATGCTGCTTGAGAGACCAGGTGAGCCTCTGAGGTTGCGGGAGGTTGAGATACCCACCCCTGGCGAGCGGGAGGTCCTGATCAGCGTGAGCGCATGCGGCGTCTGCCGCACCGATCTCCACATACTCGATGGGGAGCTCGCCGAACCGAAGCTACCTCTCATACCAGGCCACGAGATCGTGGGGAGGGTCGTGGCGAAAGGAGAGAATGCAGAGCGCTTCAGTACCGGTGATAGGATCGGAGTTCCATGGCTCGGATACACAGATGAATCATGCAGGTACTGCCTGCGTGGAGAGGAGAACCTATGCGATAACGCGCGGTTCACCGGATACACGATCGATGGTGGATATGCAGAGTATACAGTTGCAGACGAGCGCTACTGCCTCCCCATCCCAGAGAGATACGATGATCTGAGAGCAGCGCCCCTGCTCTGCGCCGGATTGATCGGATACAGATCATACAGACTCGCCCTCTCGAAGCCCGGCGTTGAGCGGCTGGGTATATACGGATTTGGGGCTGCCGCTCACATAATCGCGCAGGTCGCTCTCTTCGAGGGTATAGATGTTTACGCGTTCACACGGCCAGGAGACCTGGAGGCGCAGGAGTTCGCCCTCTCACTCGGCGCTGCATGGGCTGGGGGATCAGATGAGATGCCACCTCAGGAGCTGGACGCTGCGATCATATTCGCTCCTGTCGGCTCCCTCGTTCCGGCTGCCCTCAGAGCTGTATCTAAGGGAGGGACTGTTGTTTGCGGTGGGATTCACATGTCAGACATACCATCCTTTCCCTACAGCATGCTCTGGGAGGAGCGAAGCATCAGGTCGGTTGCAAACCTCACCCGAAGGGATGGCGAGGAGTTCATCTCACTCGCCAGAGATCTCCACATCAGAACAGAGATCCAGGAGTTTGGGCTCGATGAGGCGAATGTGGCCCTGGATCTGCTGAGGGCAGGCAGGCTGCAGGGGGCTGCAGTCTTAAAGATCTGATGTCGATATACTCATAATCTCCATGGATGCGAACTGGCGGAAATCTTGTAATCGAACCTCTCCCAGATAGTAGCTGGACGAGAAATCGGAACCTTACCGCATTCCGTAGGTCGAAAACGCATGCGATCTGTGTGCAGCAGCTTGTGCAGCATGTGATGTGGTTGGTGAAAGCACTTATCCATTCGACACAAACGCATACCATGACCAGTGCCCCTTTGGGCAAGTTATCATATGGATAAGAGCGAACGCATAATCCTCATTCAGACCGGTCTCTGTGATCGGACGTGTCCGAATAAGGATTGAGTGTCTTCTCCATCCACAATGAGTAAGCCAGAGATCTCTGAATTCATCTCTTATCCGGACACGTCCCTGTGATCTCAGGCAAATTTAATATACACGATCTTCTAAAACCAAGATGTCAATTCTGATCGGGATGGGGGAGAGGGAGATCAGAAATTTTGGTAGTTAACCCCTTGATTTCCAGTGGAGATGCCACGGTAAAGCAGCAGCTATACAGAACATTACTGTAAATTTATTTTTCATAAGGTCGGCAATACTTAAGTAATATTTATATTTTTTAATTTAGTTCTCTCGCGAGAACTCATCTGCATCGTATGGTGAATTTTTGGATATCATTCGCCGAATCGAACCAGATGGTGCCGGTCTGCTGACAGCTCCCTGTACTGGAACTGCAACAAACTCCAAATGGAAATAAAGCTTTGCGATCATCTGCTGTGTTGAATAATGTTAGGAAATCCAATAGCAGAGAGCTAATATAACATGAGACTTTAGTAAGAATCGATAGCCATCGGCCACAAGGCTTCGAATTATTCAACACAGCGCGATCATCAGGTGGGACCTGTCCGAATGAAGATAAGGTGTTTCCGACCTGCGGAAGGCGGTAAGGTTCGGATTTCTGGCCTCAGCTCTTATTCGGATACATATATCTGATGCAGGTTGTGGTGCTCCCAACCAGAGGTAAAACAGCCTGTGGGCTGCAGCAAAGAAAATCAGCTGCCTCCACGGCAACTCCCGGTTAAAAAGAGCACGTATTTTTCAGTTGCAACGATGCCAGCCATAGGATGCCGACACGCGGCACGCAATGAATATATCTGGTGGGCGCTTGAACCACATTCATTGTGAATGTCTTCGATCTGCTGAGCCCCACGATCAGGGAGAACCTTCAACAGATGGGTTTTTCCGAGCCGACTCTGCCGCAGAGGATGGCGATACCCGAGATCCTTGCCGGAAACAATGTTCTTCTCATAGCACCAACAGGATCCGGAAAGACAGAGGCAGCAGTTCTTCCTGTGCTCCATAATATCATGGATATCGACGGTCCGGGAATCAAAACCCTCTACATAACTCCGCTGCGAGCGCTCAACAGAGACATGCTGAGGCGGCTGGAAGAGTGGAGCGACGCGCTGGGAGTGAAGATAGCGGTCAGGCATGGAGACACGACGAAGGGAGAGCGCGCCAGCCAGAGCAGATCGCCGCCGGATCTCCTCATAACAACCCCGGAGACGCTCCAGGTCATGCTGACAGGAAAGAGGCTCAGATCGAACCTGAAGAGCGTCAGGACGGTGATAGTGGATGAGATCCACGAGCTCGCATCATCCAAGAGAGGATCGCAGCTCGCAGTCCTCCTTGAGCGGCTTGTGGAGGTTGCGGGCGAGATTCAGAGGATCGGGTTATCAGCCACCGTTGGCTCGCCGGAGGAGGTAGCAAAGCTGCTCACCGGCATGTCCAGGGATTGCAGGATCCTCAGGGCTGATGTGGAGAGGCTCGTGGATTTCAGGGTTGTGGCGCCCCGCCCGGGGCGGGGTGATCACGCGCTCGCAGGCCAGCTCGGATGCGAGCCGCCGCTTGCAGCGCACATATCGTGCATAAGAGATCTTGTTAGATTAAAAAAGAGTTTGATCTTCGTCAACACCAGACAGGCCGCAGAGGTTCTCGGATTCAGGCTGAAGATGCTCGGAGAGCCGATCGAAGTCCACCACGGCAGCTTATCGAGAGAGGCCAGAGTGGATGCAGAGGATGCATTCAAGCGCGGAGATCTCCGCGGCCTGATATGCACGTCCTCCATGGAGCTCGGCATCGATATCGGCGATGTGGAGCATGTTATACAATACAGCTCGCCCAGGGAGGTCTCCAGGCTCATCCAGCGTGTTGGCAGATCAGGCCACGGCATCGGCAGGGTTTCCTCAGGCACCATATTGGCGACATGCCCCGACGATATCGCCGAGGCATGCGCAATCGCCCGGCGGGCATCAACCGGTGAGCTTGAAGAGGTGAGGATACACGAGACGCCCTTGGATGTCCTGGCGAACCAGCTTATCGGCCTCTCCCTGGACTTTGGGGAGATAGGGATCGAGAGAGCATTTGAGATAGTGAAAAGATCGTACCCCTTCAGGGATCTCAGCATGGATGAAATGCTCAGCGTGCTTGATGTGCTGAGAGGAAACAGGCTGTGCAACGTCGAGAACGGCATCATAAAAAGAAGGCGCAGGGGCTGGGAATACTACTTCGAGAACCTCTCGATGATACCTGACGAGAAACGCTACGATGTCTACGATATGGTCTCCAGGCGTCAGATAGGGACTCTCGACGAGGCTTTTGTTGTAAGCTTCGCCAGTCCAGGAGCGACGTTCGTCACCCGCGGAGAGATCTGGGAGATCGTCGAGATAGAGGATGATACCATAAAGGTCGTGCCGATCCAGAGGAGCGGGGAGATCCCGAGTTGGAGCGGTGAGGAGATACCTGTGCCGTACGGCGTGGCGCAGGAGGTTGGAGAGATCAGGTCACACCTGGCGAGGGAGCTGGAGGAGCACGGAGAGGAGGATGCGATCCGCTGGCTTCTGGCACGCTATCCTGTGGACAGGGAGGCTGCAGAGCAGCTAGTCGATCAGATAAAGCATCAGATTGCTGCAGGCTGTGCTGTTCCTGATGACAAAACTGTGACGATCGAATCTGACGGCTCTTTTGCGGTGATAAACTCGTGCATCGGCCACAGAGCGAATGATGCGTTTGGAAGGGCCATAACCGCGATACTCTCGACGCGCTTCGGCTCCAGCGTCGGCATGGAGATCGACCCATACAGGATACAGCTGACGCTACCTAAGAGGATGCTGGCAGAGGAGTTGCTGAATGTCATCAGCGATTTGAGCTCCGCTCAAATGAAAGTGATTTTGGAGCTGAGCCTGAAGAACACCACACTCTTCAGATGGAAGATGATCCATGTGGCGAGGAAGTTCGGCTCGCTCTCAAAGGACATAGACTACGAGAGGGTATCTCTTGTCAGGGTGCTGGGGGTCTTCGAGAACACACCGATGTACAGAGAGGCGATCCGTGAGATATACCAAGAGCGCCTGGATGTCGATACAGCGGGAAACATCCTGGATCGCATGGTGTCTGGGGAGATTCAGGTGATCACATGCGATCTGAGCCCGATAGGCTCCTCGGGGAGAGGAGGTGGACGTGACCTGATCTCTCCTGAGTATGCTGATGCAGCTGTTATAGAGCTCCTCAAGAACAGGATACTCCATGACAGGGTGATTCTCTTCTGCGTCAGCTGCAAGAAATGGAGATCTTTGAGAGAGGTCGGAAGGGTGCCTGACCGGCCTGAGTGTCCGCTCTGCGGTTCCAGGATGATAGCAGCGCTGAAGCCCTGGGAGGATGAGGAAATAAAGATCGTCAGGATGCCTGAGGAGAAGAAGAGCGCTGAGGACAAGAGGCGCACAAAGAGAGTTTACAGAAACGCAAATCTCGTTCTCAGCTACGGGAAGACTGCTGCCATCGCGCTTGCCAGCAGGGGTCTCGGCCCTGAGACAGCCGCCAGGGTCATAAAAAAGATGCACTCCGATGAGCTTGAGTTCTACAGGGACATACTCAGAGCTGAGAGGGAGTACGCCCGGACAAAGAGGTTCTGGGGGGATTGAGTGCTTGCCCTTGCGCTGATGAACCACATAAAGTTTGGCGCCTCTAACTCCATATGGTCACTATCATGAGGAACAGCGGCTCACCCCAAATGCTGTTTATCCCATGATACAGGTAAATGTATTAGACACAAAGATTTGAAATACAACATCCAAAACAGTACATGATGCTCATACTTGGCGTGGACGAGGCAGGAAAGGGGCCTGTCATCGGATCGATGTTTGTTGCTGGCGTTGTTTTCAGCGAAGAGGACATCTTTGATCTTGCAGCCTGTGGCGTGAAGGACTCCAAGCTTCTCAGCCCAACAAGGAGAGAATCCATGGAGAGGAAGATACTCTCCATAGCCAGAGAGAGCTTCGTTCTGGAGGTGACCGCACAGCAGATAGATGATCTGCGCATGGTCATGTCAATGAATGAGATCATGGTCAGAGCTCATTCCAGAGTTGTCTCCAGACTCCAGGCAGATCGTGCCATTCTTGATGCTGCGGATGTGAACGCGGAGAGGTTCGCTCAGAGGGTAAGGGAGGTCTCAGGCAAACCCATAGATATCCTGGCGGAGCATAATGCTGACAGGAAGCACATTGTGGTCGCAGCAGCATCGATAATCGCAAAGGTCGCCAGGGATAGATCCATAAGAGATCTGGAGGCTGCGCTTGGCCGCCCGCTCGGAAGCGGCTACCCATCAGATCCAGCCACAGTGAGGTTTCTGAAAGAATGGATTGAGGAGAATGGCGATCTGCCATCGTTTGTGAGAAAGAGTTGGAGCACTGCACAACGTTTAAAAGCAAGCTCTGTATAAGCAACTGAAAGAGAGTGATCCTATTGGATATAGAGGATACGCTTCTTATGATTCCAGGCCCGGTCAAGGTCGCTCCAAGGGTGCTTCGCGCGATGTCGAAGCCGATGATTAGCCACAGGAGCCCGGAGTTTGGCAGGATATACGACGACTGCAGGGAACTCCTCCAAGAGTTCTTCGAGACCAAGAACGAGATCGTCGTCATGAGCGGTTCCGGCACATGCGGGATGGATGCTGCTGTTGGCGGGCTGATAGGCAGTGATGACAGGATACTCACGATAACAAACGGAAAGTTCGGCGAGCGGTTCACGGAGATAGGCAACAGATACGGCAGAGCGATATCAGTCGATTTCGAATGGGGAATGCCATTCGATCTCGAGCGCGTGGAGGCAGCGCTTGAGGAGGGTGTGAAGGCTGTGGCCATGGTCCACAACGAGACGTCTGTGGGCATAATCAATCCTGCAAGGGAGATAGGCAGACTTGCCAGGAAGCATGACGCAATATTCATCGTTGATGGCATATCCTCAATCGGCGGGAACGAGTTCAAGACCGATGAATGGGGTATCGACATAGCGATAACAGGGTCACAGAAATGCCTTGCCGTGCCTCCTGGATTGGCAATAGTGTCTGTGAGCGAGCGGGCAGAGGAGGCGCTCAATGAGAGCTCAGGGGGCTACTACGCCGATCTGAGGGCGCATCTGAAAAGCGTGAGAAAGAAGCCCACGCAGACGCCCTTCACGCCCGCAGTTCCTCTCTTCTACGCGCTCCAGGAGGCTCTGCACATGGCGGAGGAGGAGGGCTTCGAGGCCAGAAGGGCACGCATAGCCAGGCTCGCTGAGGCGGTCAGGGCCGCTGCATCCGCGCTGGGCATAGAGCTATTTCCCGTCCTGAACGAGTACTCCAGATACTCGAACACTGTTACAGCGATGAAGATCCCACCGGAGATTGATGATGAGAAGCTCAGGGGCGGAATGAAAAAGCAGGGCGTCGTAGTTTCAGGCGGCCAGGAGAGGCTCAAGGGGAAGATCTTCAGGATAGGCACCATGGGCGTCTGCTCTGAGGGGGATGTGCTGAGAACCATACAGGCTTTAGAGCTTGTGCTCGCAAAAGAAGGAGTGATCAACGCACCCGGAGAGGGGGTTGCGGCAGCCGCAAAGGCACTTGACAGATGAGCCCCCTCTGGAATGGGATCCACTCCAGCGGCTTGTCTGGAGATACACCGTAGAATTGCGACGTTGAGGGGCGGCATCGGAGGTATATATTCTTTGATCCCCCAATGTATCGAATCTTAGATACAGGCCAGATGGAGAGCAGGTTCGGAGCATGTGGAGCTGCGTTGTCTGATCTGTGGGTGGTTGCTATGCGAAAGGCGAGAGCAGACAGATTTCTGGACTCAGTGGACACGGGCGTGAGCAGAGCGTTCAGATCGCTCGCGTCCATGATCCTCGGGGATGGGGCGTTATCTGCGAGGGAGAAGGCGCTGATAGCCCTAGCGTGCTCTGTGGCAATAAGGTGTGAGGACTGCACGAGAAGGCATATGGAGCAGGCGAGAGCGCTTGGCGCCACCAGAGAGGAGATGATCGAGGCGGCGGCTGTTGCATCGCTCATACGCATGGGCTCGGGCCTAAATACTGCTGCAGTCATTCTTGAGGAGATGGATGATGCTGCCGCGAACCAGAGGTGATTCTACGAAGTAGAAACAGCGACTGCTAAAGAGCAGTCGCTTCTGACATCGACCTCTGATCCGAACCCATCGCCTGAGTTTTCCACCGGATGAAGCGGCAGGGGCTGTCGCCTGCGAGGTGGGGTTTGCTCAAGACGTCCCTGCAAACATCCCGACATATTTATCTTCAAAAGATAAACCGTGGGACCATGCGGGGTTTGCCAAGCTGGCCAAAGGCGCGGGACTTAAGATCCCGTCTCGCAGGAGTTCACGGGTTCGAATCCCGTACCCCGCATCTCAGCATATCGACTCTCGATTCGTGAACTGCGTCTGCAAAAGATCTTCCGTGGTTCATATCTCGGGCATGTTCGAGTAGATCTCCTCAACAATGATCAGGACTGCGGCTTTCGGTTTCAGGTTCTTATGGAGCTCCATCATTCGTTGCATCCTCTCTTTAGTTCTCTGATCGCTGATTGACTCCATGTGATCTTTCTGCCGTTCCGCTTTGATCTTCATTATCTCAAGAACCTTCTCGAACATCTCTCCCTCGGTGAAAATTTTTGCCGTTCCCTTCAGCTGATACGACTCCCATCTTCTCGTGTCTGTAAATGATATAGCTACCTGGGGGTTGGCCTCCAGATTCGCCCGGGTCTTAACGAACATCATATCATGGATGAGAATTTCGTTGTCGCTGATCGCATAAGCCGATCCAATCGGAACAACATTTGGTTTTCCGTCCCTGGTCGATGTTGCCAGGTAAACTATGTTCTCATCAAGCATCTGCTTGATCTCCTCGCTCAACTTCATGTCTGCCTCGCCTCCACATCAGTTAACAATATTATTTTGCCCCATGCTGGTGATTCGGCGGATCGGTACCTTGGGGAAAGAGTCAAAGTCAATTACCTCTGGTTGTTGTTACCAGAGTTTACCTCTCCGACGATTCGGCCAGATGAACCTTTGTTATTATTCATGAGTTTCTGGCAGCGACTTGAATTAGAGGTGCGAAAACTACTGGAATATATCACTGTAAGTCGCATATCTTCCTGAATAGACCGGATACGTGAACCTCAGACCATCACTTCCAAGCATCACTCCAAGCGGCTTTGCACTCTCAAAGTCCATATCGCCGTCTGAATTGAAGAATCTCTCATCAACCTCAAGATGCACGACCTTGCCGATGACGAGCACAAACCTCTCCCGCACAACCTCCTCCAAAAGAACACACTCAGCCCATGCAATAGATCCCGCGACACCAGGTGGCTTAACCTTCACAGAAGGTTTGGCCTCAAGATGTGCCTCCTCGAATTCATCCACCTCAGGAGGATAGTTACGTGCTGTGTGCTGTGATGATAACCGCATCCTCCATTCCGACGCGCGGGACATTTACCACAAACTCCCCTGTCTGACGGATGTTCTCCAGCGTGTCCCGTTTAATCCAAGATGCGAGCAGCACTTCATCCAGAGGGCGTAAAATGGGTGTGAAGTTAGACCATGGAGCGACGTTCCTG from Methanothrix thermoacetophila PT includes the following:
- a CDS encoding metal ABC transporter permease; the protein is MLPSSIVMNTIVGASLAAVVCSMIGVFIVRMNLSSMGFCMSHAAFAGAALGLAISKDPFALALGMATAVALILGPVSDKARLQADVVLGTMFSLTMALALLFLSIAPGSVVSSTALSVLWGSVLGITTADIIRLLVLMLTLLLVIFLFYKEFFAIMLDRKLAEESGINTKPFYYAILFLCGVTVSVSLKLIGGLLIFALMVNPVSSAYQFSHDMRWIMLISPLIGLAASVSGLAASLCLDIPVGSSIAIMSVAIFLVSVALSPKRRRGQKR
- a CDS encoding zinc-dependent alcohol dehydrogenase family protein, whose protein sequence is MRAMLLERPGEPLRLREVEIPTPGEREVLISVSACGVCRTDLHILDGELAEPKLPLIPGHEIVGRVVAKGENAERFSTGDRIGVPWLGYTDESCRYCLRGEENLCDNARFTGYTIDGGYAEYTVADERYCLPIPERYDDLRAAPLLCAGLIGYRSYRLALSKPGVERLGIYGFGAAAHIIAQVALFEGIDVYAFTRPGDLEAQEFALSLGAAWAGGSDEMPPQELDAAIIFAPVGSLVPAALRAVSKGGTVVCGGIHMSDIPSFPYSMLWEERSIRSVANLTRRDGEEFISLARDLHIRTEIQEFGLDEANVALDLLRAGRLQGAAVLKI
- a CDS encoding DEAD/DEAH box helicase, translated to MNVFDLLSPTIRENLQQMGFSEPTLPQRMAIPEILAGNNVLLIAPTGSGKTEAAVLPVLHNIMDIDGPGIKTLYITPLRALNRDMLRRLEEWSDALGVKIAVRHGDTTKGERASQSRSPPDLLITTPETLQVMLTGKRLRSNLKSVRTVIVDEIHELASSKRGSQLAVLLERLVEVAGEIQRIGLSATVGSPEEVAKLLTGMSRDCRILRADVERLVDFRVVAPRPGRGDHALAGQLGCEPPLAAHISCIRDLVRLKKSLIFVNTRQAAEVLGFRLKMLGEPIEVHHGSLSREARVDAEDAFKRGDLRGLICTSSMELGIDIGDVEHVIQYSSPREVSRLIQRVGRSGHGIGRVSSGTILATCPDDIAEACAIARRASTGELEEVRIHETPLDVLANQLIGLSLDFGEIGIERAFEIVKRSYPFRDLSMDEMLSVLDVLRGNRLCNVENGIIKRRRRGWEYYFENLSMIPDEKRYDVYDMVSRRQIGTLDEAFVVSFASPGATFVTRGEIWEIVEIEDDTIKVVPIQRSGEIPSWSGEEIPVPYGVAQEVGEIRSHLARELEEHGEEDAIRWLLARYPVDREAAEQLVDQIKHQIAAGCAVPDDKTVTIESDGSFAVINSCIGHRANDAFGRAITAILSTRFGSSVGMEIDPYRIQLTLPKRMLAEELLNVISDLSSAQMKVILELSLKNTTLFRWKMIHVARKFGSLSKDIDYERVSLVRVLGVFENTPMYREAIREIYQERLDVDTAGNILDRMVSGEIQVITCDLSPIGSSGRGGGRDLISPEYADAAVIELLKNRILHDRVILFCVSCKKWRSLREVGRVPDRPECPLCGSRMIAALKPWEDEEIKIVRMPEEKKSAEDKRRTKRVYRNANLVLSYGKTAAIALASRGLGPETAARVIKKMHSDELEFYRDILRAEREYARTKRFWGD
- the rnhB gene encoding ribonuclease HII yields the protein MMLILGVDEAGKGPVIGSMFVAGVVFSEEDIFDLAACGVKDSKLLSPTRRESMERKILSIARESFVLEVTAQQIDDLRMVMSMNEIMVRAHSRVVSRLQADRAILDAADVNAERFAQRVREVSGKPIDILAEHNADRKHIVVAAASIIAKVARDRSIRDLEAALGRPLGSGYPSDPATVRFLKEWIEENGDLPSFVRKSWSTAQRLKASSV
- a CDS encoding pyridoxal-phosphate-dependent aminotransferase family protein, with protein sequence MDIEDTLLMIPGPVKVAPRVLRAMSKPMISHRSPEFGRIYDDCRELLQEFFETKNEIVVMSGSGTCGMDAAVGGLIGSDDRILTITNGKFGERFTEIGNRYGRAISVDFEWGMPFDLERVEAALEEGVKAVAMVHNETSVGIINPAREIGRLARKHDAIFIVDGISSIGGNEFKTDEWGIDIAITGSQKCLAVPPGLAIVSVSERAEEALNESSGGYYADLRAHLKSVRKKPTQTPFTPAVPLFYALQEALHMAEEEGFEARRARIARLAEAVRAAASALGIELFPVLNEYSRYSNTVTAMKIPPEIDDEKLRGGMKKQGVVVSGGQERLKGKIFRIGTMGVCSEGDVLRTIQALELVLAKEGVINAPGEGVAAAAKALDR
- a CDS encoding carboxymuconolactone decarboxylase family protein, whose product is MRKARADRFLDSVDTGVSRAFRSLASMILGDGALSAREKALIALACSVAIRCEDCTRRHMEQARALGATREEMIEAAAVASLIRMGSGLNTAAVILEEMDDAAANQR
- a CDS encoding pyridoxamine 5'-phosphate oxidase family protein; protein product: MSEEIKQMLDENIVYLATSTRDGKPNVVPIGSAYAISDNEILIHDMMFVKTRANLEANPQVAISFTDTRRWESYQLKGTAKIFTEGEMFEKVLEIMKIKAERQKDHMESISDQRTKERMQRMMELHKNLKPKAAVLIIVEEIYSNMPEI
- a CDS encoding flavin reductase; the encoded protein is MSRASEWRMRLSSQHTARNYPPEVDEFEEAHLEAKPSVKVKPPGVAGSIAWAECVLLEEVVRERFVLVIGKVVHLEVDERFFNSDGDMDFESAKPLGVMLGSDGLRFTYPVYSGRYATYSDIFQ
- a CDS encoding flavin reductase family protein; amino-acid sequence: MILQPNQRENVLPLPVVLISTVSKDGIRNVAPWSNFTPILRPLDEVLLASWIKRDTLENIRQTGEFVVNVPRVGMEDAVIITAHST